In Terriglobus aquaticus, the genomic window TGTCAAAGGTGTGGCATCGCTTCTAGACTGGCTGGGCGCGGAACAGCGCCAGGGAGATGCCGTGGAGATGGGTCCGACACGTCGGCAGGTGTTGCAGTGGGGAGCGGGGTCGGTTGCGGCGGCCGCGGTGAGCGGATCGACGTTGGCGATGGCGGCGGATCGTGCGAAGCCCAGCCCGCAGGAGCCGCAGGCGTTTACGCCGTTGCCGCTGGGCGAGGTAAAGCCTGCGGGATGGCTGCAGCGGCAGTTGCGCATCCAGGCTGATGGCATGACCGGGCACCTGTACGAGTTCTGGCCCGACGTGGGGCCGACCAGTGGATGGCTGGGCGGAACGGGCGAAAGCTGGGAGCGCGGGCCGTACTACCTGGACGGCTTGTTGCCGCTGGCGGTGTTGCTGGACGATGCCCGGCTGCGCACGCTGGCGAACCGCTTCGTGGAATGGACGCTGACGCACCAGCAGGCGAACGGGCAGATCGGCCCGGCGAGCAACGACGACTGGTGGCCGCGCATGGTTATGTGCAAGGTGCTGCAGCAGCACTACGAGGCGACGCAGGACGAACGGGTGGTTCCGCTACTGACGCGGTACTTCCACTACCAGTTGGCGGCGATGCCGGCAGCTCCGTTGCATGACTGGGGCAAGTTCCGCTGGCAGGACGAGGCACTGGTGATGCAGTGGCTCCATACGAAGACGGGGGACCCGAAGCTGCTGGAGTTGGTGTCGTTGCTGAAGCAGCAGGGCTTCGACTGGGTCGGCAGCTTTGCCGACTTCCCGTTCAAGGGCAAGGTGGACAGCAAGGCCATTCTGGACGGCGTGGGCGGCGCGAACAACGCGCACGGCTACCAGAGCCACGGCGTGAACAACGGCATGGCGCTGAAGACGGCGGCGGTCGAGGCGCGCATGGGCGATGTTGCAGGCAAGCGCAGCGGCTTCTATCGGCAGATGGGTGCGCTGGACGAGTACCACGGTCTGCCGAACGGCATGTTCAGTTGCGACGAGCACCTGGCGGGCCGCAACCCGAGCCAGGGATCGGAGCTGTGCACGGTCGTGGAAACGATGTTCTCGCTGGAGGTGGCGCTGGCGATGTTTGGCGATGCGCCGATTGCGGATCGGCTGGAGAAGATTGCCTACAACGCTCTGCCGGGCACGATCACGGCGGACATGTGGGCGCACCAGTACGACCAGCAGCCAAACCAGGTGCAGTGCAGCCTGAACACCAAGCCGTGGACGACAAACGGGCCGGAGTCGAACCTGTTCGGACTGGAGCCGCACTTTGGCTGCTGCACGGCGAACTATCACCAGGGCTGGCCGAAGTTTGTAGCGAGCTTATGGATGCGTTCGAGCGATGACGGCCTGGCTGCGGTGGCGTACGGACCGTGTACGGTGAACACGACGGTGCGCGGCGTGCGGGTGCGTGCGGAGCAGCAGACGGAATATCCGTTTCGCGAGCGCGTGACGATTGCGGTGAATCCGGAGAAGGCTGTGCGATTTCCGCTGCAGTTGCGTGTGCCGGAATGGGCGAAGAACGCGACGGTGCGCGTGAATGGCGAAGCGTTCGCGGGTGCGGTGAAGCCGGGTAGCTTTGCCGTGATCGATCGCGAGTGGAAGAGTGGTGATCGCGTGGAGGTGCACCTGCCGATGCAGCCGCGCATCTCGCGCTGGTTCAACCAGTCGGTGGCGCTGGAGCGTGGGCCGCTGGTGTTCAGCTATTCGCCGGGCGAGCACTGGGTGAAGCTGCGCGATCGAGGGCTGACTGCGGACTGGCAGGTGTTTCCGGATCGCGGGTGGAACTATGCGCTGGCTGTCGATGAGAAGAGTGCCGGCGCGCTTGCGGTGCAGGAAGGCGACATTGGCGCGATGCCGTTTGCGGCGGAGTCGGAGTCCGTACGGCTCACCGTGCCTGCGCGGCAGCTGGATGCATGGCGCGTGGAGGATGGCGTGGCGCCACCGCCGCCGGTGTCTCCGGTGAAGACGGCTGCGGATGCTGAGACCGTGGAGCTGGTGCCCTACGGGAGTGCGCGGTTGCGGGTCACGGCGTTCCCGGCTGTGTCTGGCTGAGTTCGGGCTCGTGCTTCGCACTCGGTTTGTAACAGCAGGTCCTTCGCTTCGCTCAGGATGACACTGCCTTTTGGGCGACGGGTGGACTGTTCGCTCGAGGCGGACGGCGTTTGCTTTGTGAGGACGGGTATCCGATGTCGCTGAGGATGGGATCGCTGAGGATGACGTCGCTGAGGCGTGCGAGAGCCGGGTGCGCCAGCCATGTTTCTCATATGGTATTGTTCTCGGCGTGAAATCAAAACGTTTCATGCGCTGCGCTTTCATGCTGCTGATTCCGTCCTGCGTTACGGCGGCGCATGCGGCGACGCGCACAGTGACGGACGCGAAAGGCGATGGCGTTGCGGACGACACCGCGGCGATCCAGCGCGTTCTGGACGCGGCAGAAGGTACGCACGACACGGTGACGCTGCGGCCGGGGACCTACCGCATCGGCTCGTTGTTTGTGAAGAGTGGCAGCCGGTTCGATGTGCCGAGCGGTGTGACGCTGCGCGGCATCCAGGAGCTGAGGGCGTATCCGCTGCGGCCGACTCGCGTGGCCGGCATTGAGATGACTTGGCCGTCGGCGCTGATCAATGTGTATGGGCAGCACGACGTGCAGATCACGGGCGCGGGCACGATCGACGGCGACGGCAGCTACTGGTGGAAGAGCTACTGGGACCTGCGCCACATCGAGGAGCCGAAAGGGCTGCGCTGGGCTAGCGATTACGACGCGAAGCGGCCGCGGCTGATTCAGATCTTCAATTCGAACGATGTGACGCTGGATGGGCCGACTCTGACGCGCTCCGGCTTCTGGACGGTGCACATCTGCTACTCGCATGACGTGACGGTGCGGAATGTGACGATCCGCAACAACGAGGGCGGCAAGGGGCCGTCGACCGATGGCATCGATATCGACAGCTCGCGCGAGGTGCTGGTGGAGCACGCCGACATTGACGTGAATGATGATGCGCTGTGCTTGAAGGCTGGTCGTGATGCCGACGGTCTGCGGGTGAACCGGCCGACGGAGGATGTAGTGCTGCGCGATTCGCTGATTCGGCGTGGAGCGGCGGTGGTCACGTTTGGCAGTGAGACGTCGGGTGGCTTTCGCAACATCGAGGCCTACAACCTGACTGGGCAGGGGACGTCGACGGGCGTGCTGTTCAAGAGCGCGAAGACGCGTGGCGGCTGGGGCGACAACCTG contains:
- a CDS encoding glycoside hydrolase family 127 protein encodes the protein MASLLDWLGAEQRQGDAVEMGPTRRQVLQWGAGSVAAAAVSGSTLAMAADRAKPSPQEPQAFTPLPLGEVKPAGWLQRQLRIQADGMTGHLYEFWPDVGPTSGWLGGTGESWERGPYYLDGLLPLAVLLDDARLRTLANRFVEWTLTHQQANGQIGPASNDDWWPRMVMCKVLQQHYEATQDERVVPLLTRYFHYQLAAMPAAPLHDWGKFRWQDEALVMQWLHTKTGDPKLLELVSLLKQQGFDWVGSFADFPFKGKVDSKAILDGVGGANNAHGYQSHGVNNGMALKTAAVEARMGDVAGKRSGFYRQMGALDEYHGLPNGMFSCDEHLAGRNPSQGSELCTVVETMFSLEVALAMFGDAPIADRLEKIAYNALPGTITADMWAHQYDQQPNQVQCSLNTKPWTTNGPESNLFGLEPHFGCCTANYHQGWPKFVASLWMRSSDDGLAAVAYGPCTVNTTVRGVRVRAEQQTEYPFRERVTIAVNPEKAVRFPLQLRVPEWAKNATVRVNGEAFAGAVKPGSFAVIDREWKSGDRVEVHLPMQPRISRWFNQSVALERGPLVFSYSPGEHWVKLRDRGLTADWQVFPDRGWNYALAVDEKSAGALAVQEGDIGAMPFAAESESVRLTVPARQLDAWRVEDGVAPPPPVSPVKTAADAETVELVPYGSARLRVTAFPAVSG
- a CDS encoding glycoside hydrolase family 28 protein, which translates into the protein MLLIPSCVTAAHAATRTVTDAKGDGVADDTAAIQRVLDAAEGTHDTVTLRPGTYRIGSLFVKSGSRFDVPSGVTLRGIQELRAYPLRPTRVAGIEMTWPSALINVYGQHDVQITGAGTIDGDGSYWWKSYWDLRHIEEPKGLRWASDYDAKRPRLIQIFNSNDVTLDGPTLTRSGFWTVHICYSHDVTVRNVTIRNNEGGKGPSTDGIDIDSSREVLVEHADIDVNDDALCLKAGRDADGLRVNRPTEDVVLRDSLIRRGAAVVTFGSETSGGFRNIEAYNLTGQGTSTGVLFKSAKTRGGWGDNLRIHDIHLTYVPVAIRVTMNWNPAYSYAVMPAGLVDPPTYYKTLTTKVEPPERGLAHFRNVHIWNVDAKNAKRAFEISAYPEAKLVDFAIDHVNVSAQAAGSIADTQDLKLSDITLRLNDTAPIATSDDPGLSGLGQVHYVKSADAYRDPKDMFHDQ